Proteins encoded together in one Canis aureus isolate CA01 chromosome 21, VMU_Caureus_v.1.0, whole genome shotgun sequence window:
- the RCN1 gene encoding reticulocalbin-1, translating to MARGGRDRALGLALGLLLALALAPRTLRAKPTVRKERVVRPDSELGERPPEDNQSFQYDHEAFLGKEDSKTFDQLTSEESKERLGKIVDRIDSDGDSFVTTEELKTWIKRVQKRYIYDNVAKVWKDYDRDKDDKISWEEYKQATYGYYLGNPAEFQDSLDHHTFKKMLPRDERRFKAADLDGDQTATREEFTAFLHPEEFEHMKEIVVLETLEDIDKNGDGFVDQDEYIADMFSHEENGPEPDWVLSEREQFNEFRDLNKDGKLDKDEIRHWILPQDYDHAQAEARHLVYESDKNKDEKLTKEEILENWNMFVGSQATNYGEDLTKNHDEL from the exons ATGGCGCGCGGCGGCCGCGACCGCGCCCTGGGGCTcgccctggggctgctgctggcGCTGGCGCTGGCGCCGCGGACGCTGCGGGCCAAGCCCACGGTGCGCAAGGAGCGCGTGGTGCGGCCCGACTCGGAGCTGGGCGAGCGGCCGCCCGAGGACAACCAGAGCTTCCAGTACGACCACGAGGCCTTCCTGGGCAAGGAGGACTCCAAGACCTTCGACCAGCTCACCTCGGAGGAGAGCAAGGAGAGGCTGGG GAAGATCGTTGATCGAATCGACAGTGATGGGGACAGCTTTGTAACCACTGAGGAGCTGAAAACCTGGATCAAACGAGTGCAGAAAAGATACATCTACGATAATGTCGCTAAAGTCTGGAAGGATTATGATCGGGACAAAGATGATAAAATTTCCTGGGAGGAATACAAGCAAGCCACGTATGGTTACTACCTAG GAAACCCTGCTGAGTTTCAAGACTCTTTGGATCATCACACCTTTAAAAAGATGCTGCCCCGCGACGAGAGAAGGTTCAAGGCTGCAGACCTGGATGGTGACCAGACCGCCACTCGGGAGGAGTTCACCGCCTTCCTGCACCCTGAGGAGTTTGAGCACATGAAGGAAATTGTGGTTTTG GAAACTCTGGAGGACATCGACAAGAATGGGGATGGGTTCGTGGATCAAGATGAGTATATTG CGGATATGTTTTCCCACGAGGAGAACGGCCCTGAGCCAGACTGGGTTTTGTCAGAACGGGAGCAGTTTAATGAGTTCCGGGATCTGAACAAGGATGGGAAGTTGGACAAAGATGAGATTCGCCACTGGATCCTCCCTCAAGACTATGACCACGCTCAGGCCGAGGCCAGGCACCTGGTGTATGAGTCAGACAAAAATAAG GATGAAAAGCTAACTAAAGAGGAGATATTGGAGAACTGGAACATGTTTGTTGGAAGCCAAGCTACCAATTATGGGGAAGACCTCACAAAAAATCATGATGAACTTTGA